From the genome of Miscanthus floridulus cultivar M001 chromosome 10, ASM1932011v1, whole genome shotgun sequence, one region includes:
- the LOC136485512 gene encoding uncharacterized protein, with product MPKRLRPRSAAPAIRRGPSPIEIPAPLSLRPPRRSRSLPLSVKTWVNISPLQDPGEGYSPRIGSGQALQESLRDTATSMSSGSEAYSDQEQKASGAHEAVLEHVAAQNITLAEAALTHFNAEDPKDEYMLVTDDGTKAPISRVFVHDGPWFHCNFSARAKNDDGGNRVVQFYAEIFYAETPRVMRCCVLTNAAESYPDRTCGFCGGNAKRDGILHPPDVLGYKNWLGLANGVDSFARQVHKRPDHSRRRPMLEQFQEPDPISSLTYASHSGRKSTKMRTIHQ from the exons ATGCCGAAGAGGCTGCGGCCCCGATCCGCGGCCCCTGCTATCCGTCGGGGCCCTAGCCCTATTGAGATCCCAGCTCCACTATCCTTGAGGCCCCCTCGCCGGAGCCGTTCTCTTCCCCTTAGCGTCAAGACTTGGGTAAACATCTCTCCCCTGCAAGACCCTGGAGAAGGATACTCTCCTCGCATCGGATCAGGGCAGGCGCTTCAAGAATCGCTGCGGGATACAGCCACATCCATGTCATCAGGAAG TGAAGCTTACTCGGATCAGGAGCAGAAGGCCAGTGGAGCACACGAGGCCGTGCTGGAACATGTGGCCGCCCAGAACATCACGCTAGCAGAGGCGGCTCTAACGCACTTCAACGCAGAGGACCCA AAAGATGAGTACATGCTCGTTACCGATGATGGTACAAAGGCGCCAATatctagggtctttgttcacgaTGGACCCTGGTTCCACTGCAACTTCAGTGCACGGGCTAAGAACGACGACGGCGGCAACAGAGTGGTGCAGTTCTACGCCGAGATCTTTTATGCCGAGACGCCTCGTGTGATGAGGTGCTGCGTCCTGACCAATGCAGCAG AGTCATATCCGGACCGCACTTGTGGATTTTGTGGAGGTAATGCGAAAAGAGATGGAATACTTCACCCTCCTGATGTTCTGGGTTACAAGAATTGGTTAGGTTTAGCCAATGGTGTGGACAGCTTCGCGAGGCAGGTGCATAAAAGGCCTGACCATAGTCGACGCAGACCTATGCTCGAACAGTTCCAAGAG CCGGATCCTATCTCATCTCTAACATATGCTTCGCACTCCGGACGAAAGAGCACCAAGATGCGGACGATTCATCAATGA